Proteins encoded together in one Xiphophorus maculatus strain JP 163 A chromosome 13, X_maculatus-5.0-male, whole genome shotgun sequence window:
- the anp32e gene encoding acidic leucine-rich nuclear phosphoprotein 32 family member E isoform X1, with protein MDMKKRITLELRNRSPAEIVELVVDNSRSADGEVEGLTDEFTELEFLSVVNVGLSSLAKLPSLPKLRKLELSDNNLSGSLETLAQKCPNLTYLNLSGNKIKELSTLEALQNLKSLQSLDLFNCEITSLEDYRESVFELLPQVTYLDGFDQEDNEAPDSEADDEDEDGEDRAGPTGDYGEEDDEEEDEDGSEGREVGLSFQVNQANQEDYEDEDDYAEEEEEQQGAQGQKRKRDVDDEGEDDDDDEDN; from the exons ATGGATATGAAGAAGAGGATTACTTTAGAGCTGCGGAACCGAAGCCCAGCAGAG ATTGTGGAGCTGGTTGTGGACAACAGTCGGTCTGCTGATGGCGAGGTCGAAGGTCTGACGGACGAGTTCACAGAGCTGGAGTTTCTCAGCGTGGTCAACGTGGGTCTGAGCTCACTGGCGAAGCTGCCTTCACTGCCCAAACTACGGAAG TTGGAGCTGAGTGACAACAACTTATCGGGGTCTCTGGAGACTCTAGCACAGAAATGTCCCAACCTGACCTACCTCAACCTGAGCGGGAACAAGATTAAAGAGCTGAGCACGTTGGAGGCGCTG CAAAACCTGAAGAGCCTGCAGAGTCTGGACCTGTTTAACTGTGAGATCACCTCTCTGGAGGACTACAGGGAGAGCGTGTTCGAGCTGCTGCCTCAGGTGACTTACCTGGACGGCTTCGACCAGGAGGACAATGAGGCGCCAGACTCTGAGGCCGACGACGAAG ACGAGGACGGCGAGGACCGGGCGGGGCCAACCGGCGACTACGGGGAGGAGGATgacgaagaggaggatgaggatggcTCAGAGGGAAGAGAGGTGGGGCTGAGCTTTCAGGTGAACCAGGCCAATCAG GAAGATTACGAGGATGAGGATGACTATGCAGAGGAGGAAG aggagcagcagggcGCTCAGGgacagaagaggaagagagacgTAGACGATGAAGGCGAGGACGACGACGATGACGAGGACAACTAG
- the anp32e gene encoding acidic leucine-rich nuclear phosphoprotein 32 family member E isoform X4: MDMKKRITLELRNRSPAEIVELVVDNSRSADGEVEGLTDEFTELEFLSVVNVGLSSLAKLPSLPKLRKLELSDNNLSGSLETLAQKCPNLTYLNLSGNKIKELSTLEALQNLKSLQSLDLFNCEITSLEDYRESVFELLPQVTYLDGFDQEDNEAPDSEADDEDEDGEDRAGPTGDYGEEDDEEEDEDGSEGREEDYEDEDDYAEEEEEQQDIN; this comes from the exons ATGGATATGAAGAAGAGGATTACTTTAGAGCTGCGGAACCGAAGCCCAGCAGAG ATTGTGGAGCTGGTTGTGGACAACAGTCGGTCTGCTGATGGCGAGGTCGAAGGTCTGACGGACGAGTTCACAGAGCTGGAGTTTCTCAGCGTGGTCAACGTGGGTCTGAGCTCACTGGCGAAGCTGCCTTCACTGCCCAAACTACGGAAG TTGGAGCTGAGTGACAACAACTTATCGGGGTCTCTGGAGACTCTAGCACAGAAATGTCCCAACCTGACCTACCTCAACCTGAGCGGGAACAAGATTAAAGAGCTGAGCACGTTGGAGGCGCTG CAAAACCTGAAGAGCCTGCAGAGTCTGGACCTGTTTAACTGTGAGATCACCTCTCTGGAGGACTACAGGGAGAGCGTGTTCGAGCTGCTGCCTCAGGTGACTTACCTGGACGGCTTCGACCAGGAGGACAATGAGGCGCCAGACTCTGAGGCCGACGACGAAG ACGAGGACGGCGAGGACCGGGCGGGGCCAACCGGCGACTACGGGGAGGAGGATgacgaagaggaggatgaggatggcTCAGAGGGAAGAGAG GAAGATTACGAGGATGAGGATGACTATGCAGAGGAGGAAG aggagcagcaggacaTCAACTAA
- the anp32e gene encoding acidic leucine-rich nuclear phosphoprotein 32 family member E isoform X3, translated as MDMKKRITLELRNRSPAEIVELVVDNSRSADGEVEGLTDEFTELEFLSVVNVGLSSLAKLPSLPKLRKLELSDNNLSGSLETLAQKCPNLTYLNLSGNKIKELSTLEALQNLKSLQSLDLFNCEITSLEDYRESVFELLPQVTYLDGFDQEDNEAPDSEADDEDEDGEDRAGPTGDYGEEDDEEEDEDGSEGREVGLSFQVNQANQEDYEDEDDYAEEEEEQQDIN; from the exons ATGGATATGAAGAAGAGGATTACTTTAGAGCTGCGGAACCGAAGCCCAGCAGAG ATTGTGGAGCTGGTTGTGGACAACAGTCGGTCTGCTGATGGCGAGGTCGAAGGTCTGACGGACGAGTTCACAGAGCTGGAGTTTCTCAGCGTGGTCAACGTGGGTCTGAGCTCACTGGCGAAGCTGCCTTCACTGCCCAAACTACGGAAG TTGGAGCTGAGTGACAACAACTTATCGGGGTCTCTGGAGACTCTAGCACAGAAATGTCCCAACCTGACCTACCTCAACCTGAGCGGGAACAAGATTAAAGAGCTGAGCACGTTGGAGGCGCTG CAAAACCTGAAGAGCCTGCAGAGTCTGGACCTGTTTAACTGTGAGATCACCTCTCTGGAGGACTACAGGGAGAGCGTGTTCGAGCTGCTGCCTCAGGTGACTTACCTGGACGGCTTCGACCAGGAGGACAATGAGGCGCCAGACTCTGAGGCCGACGACGAAG ACGAGGACGGCGAGGACCGGGCGGGGCCAACCGGCGACTACGGGGAGGAGGATgacgaagaggaggatgaggatggcTCAGAGGGAAGAGAGGTGGGGCTGAGCTTTCAGGTGAACCAGGCCAATCAG GAAGATTACGAGGATGAGGATGACTATGCAGAGGAGGAAG aggagcagcaggacaTCAACTAA
- the anp32e gene encoding acidic leucine-rich nuclear phosphoprotein 32 family member E isoform X2 encodes MDMKKRITLELRNRSPAEIVELVVDNSRSADGEVEGLTDEFTELEFLSVVNVGLSSLAKLPSLPKLRKLELSDNNLSGSLETLAQKCPNLTYLNLSGNKIKELSTLEALQNLKSLQSLDLFNCEITSLEDYRESVFELLPQVTYLDGFDQEDNEAPDSEADDEDEDGEDRAGPTGDYGEEDDEEEDEDGSEGREEDYEDEDDYAEEEEEQQGAQGQKRKRDVDDEGEDDDDDEDN; translated from the exons ATGGATATGAAGAAGAGGATTACTTTAGAGCTGCGGAACCGAAGCCCAGCAGAG ATTGTGGAGCTGGTTGTGGACAACAGTCGGTCTGCTGATGGCGAGGTCGAAGGTCTGACGGACGAGTTCACAGAGCTGGAGTTTCTCAGCGTGGTCAACGTGGGTCTGAGCTCACTGGCGAAGCTGCCTTCACTGCCCAAACTACGGAAG TTGGAGCTGAGTGACAACAACTTATCGGGGTCTCTGGAGACTCTAGCACAGAAATGTCCCAACCTGACCTACCTCAACCTGAGCGGGAACAAGATTAAAGAGCTGAGCACGTTGGAGGCGCTG CAAAACCTGAAGAGCCTGCAGAGTCTGGACCTGTTTAACTGTGAGATCACCTCTCTGGAGGACTACAGGGAGAGCGTGTTCGAGCTGCTGCCTCAGGTGACTTACCTGGACGGCTTCGACCAGGAGGACAATGAGGCGCCAGACTCTGAGGCCGACGACGAAG ACGAGGACGGCGAGGACCGGGCGGGGCCAACCGGCGACTACGGGGAGGAGGATgacgaagaggaggatgaggatggcTCAGAGGGAAGAGAG GAAGATTACGAGGATGAGGATGACTATGCAGAGGAGGAAG aggagcagcagggcGCTCAGGgacagaagaggaagagagacgTAGACGATGAAGGCGAGGACGACGACGATGACGAGGACAACTAG